The Nostoc sp. 'Peltigera membranacea cyanobiont' N6 genome contains the following window.
CAAGAAATATTACCAGTTCCAGATTTAGTTAGCGGCTTTCAATTAACTGTAGGGCAATTATTTGGATGGCTGAAGTTATAAGCAATTGTATTGTATAGATATGATATCTGGCTTTATGTCATTTACAAAGAGATTTAATCAGCTTGCAGCCATTCTTTCTCATGAACTGGGTGTGCAAACAAAGTATATTACTCTTAATACACGGCTTCGGGAAGACCTCAAAATAGATGGCCATGATGTTGATGTACTATTTTGTAAAATCGTTGAACAGTTTGGCGTAGATTGGCAAGGGTTTGTTTTTTACCGCTATTTCCATGAAGAACCACATTTATTTTCTTTACTTTTTGAATCTTACTATCGCAAACGTTACGGTACGCTCAAAACAATTACCATCAGCCATCTACTATAGGATTACTATTTGATTTTTGAACAACACGTAGGGTGTGTTATCGCGAAGCGTAACGCACCATTTTCAAGGGTTTGGTGCGTTAGACTAAAGTCATAACGCACCCTACAAATACTACAAATACTTAATTTTTTTCAGAAATCAAACCGGATTCCTATATCAGTTATTGAGTGTGGAGTTTGGTTTGAACCGTCCCAATCTGGTACTTACATTTAAATTCATTACACAATCTTAACTAATTTATACTGATAAGTTTTCCAAATCATTTATATTATTACAAATTATTACAAATAATGTCTTATATTAATATTTGCAGCCCTCCTTGCAGATATCTATATAT
Protein-coding sequences here:
- a CDS encoding DUF1493 family protein, encoding MSFTKRFNQLAAILSHELGVQTKYITLNTRLREDLKIDGHDVDVLFCKIVEQFGVDWQGFVFYRYFHEEPHLFSLLFESYYRKRYGTLKTITISHLL